A portion of the Limosilactobacillus reuteri genome contains these proteins:
- the galE gene encoding UDP-glucose 4-epimerase GalE, whose amino-acid sequence MSILVAGGAGYIGSHMVKDLIENGEDVVVADNLSTGHRDAINPKAKFYEGDIRDRQFLDKIFDNEDITAVVHFAAFSIVPESMSKPLKYFDNNTGGMITLLEAMHDHDIKYIVFSSTAATYGVPEHMPIKETDPQNPINPYGLSKLMMEEMMAWADKAYGIKFVALRYFNVAGAAPDGTIGEDHGPETHLVPIILQVAQGKRDELSIFGDDYNTPDGTNVRDYVHVMDLADAHILAIKYLKEGNKSNAFNLGSSTGFSNKQMLEAAREVTGKPIPAKMAPRRPGDPDSLVAASDKARNVLGWSPKYDDVHDIIATAWKWHSTHPKGYDDRD is encoded by the coding sequence ATGTCAATTTTAGTTGCTGGTGGTGCCGGATATATCGGTTCCCATATGGTAAAAGATCTTATTGAAAATGGTGAAGATGTAGTAGTTGCTGATAACTTATCGACGGGTCACCGGGATGCGATTAATCCCAAGGCTAAGTTTTATGAGGGTGACATTCGTGATCGTCAATTCTTAGATAAGATTTTTGACAATGAAGATATTACTGCAGTTGTTCACTTTGCTGCTTTCTCAATTGTACCTGAATCAATGAGTAAGCCATTGAAGTACTTTGATAACAATACTGGCGGAATGATTACTTTGCTTGAAGCAATGCATGATCATGATATTAAGTATATTGTCTTCAGTTCAACCGCTGCTACTTATGGGGTTCCAGAACACATGCCAATTAAGGAAACGGACCCACAAAACCCAATTAACCCATATGGCTTGAGTAAGTTAATGATGGAAGAAATGATGGCTTGGGCTGATAAAGCTTACGGTATTAAGTTTGTTGCCCTTCGTTACTTTAATGTTGCCGGGGCTGCCCCTGATGGTACGATCGGTGAAGATCACGGTCCAGAAACGCACTTAGTTCCAATCATTCTTCAAGTTGCGCAAGGCAAGCGTGATGAATTGAGTATCTTTGGGGATGACTACAACACACCAGATGGTACCAATGTTCGTGACTATGTCCATGTTATGGATTTAGCAGATGCTCATATTCTTGCTATTAAGTACCTTAAGGAAGGTAACAAGAGTAATGCCTTTAACCTTGGTTCATCCACTGGCTTCTCTAACAAGCAAATGCTAGAAGCAGCTCGAGAAGTTACTGGTAAACCTATTCCAGCTAAAATGGCACCACGCCGTCCAGGAGATCCAGATTCATTAGTTGCTGCTAGTGATAAGGCTCGTAATGTTCTTGGATGGAGTCCTAAGTATGATGATGTTCACGACATTATTGCAACTGCTTGGAAGTGGCATTCAACTCATCCAAAGGGTTATGATGATCGCGACTAA
- a CDS encoding pyridoxal phosphate-dependent aminotransferase: MNFAQSKLLDTLPKQFFANLVAKVNKKISEGVDVINLGQGNPDKPTPDYIVKSTQKWVADPQTHKYSLFRGLPAFKEAAANFYQEKYGADFDPEKEVAILGGSKIGLVELPWALMNPGDTFLLPDPGYPDYLSGAALGEVNFETVPLLAENDFLPDLEAIPEEVAQRAKFFYLNYPNNPTGAVATPEFYRKLVAWAKKYQVGIISDFAYGAIGFDGQAPVSFMETPGAKDVGIEFYTFSKTFNMAGWRIAFAVGNADIIEALNLIQDHLFVSLFPALQEAAIDALTLPQRDEAITEIVGRYEERRNAFINAAEKIGWHAFTPQGTFYAWMPVPKGYTSESFADLLLDKAGVAVAPGNGFGKHGEGYVRIGLLIEPARLTEAVERIAKLNLFN, translated from the coding sequence ATGAATTTTGCACAATCAAAATTATTAGACACTTTACCGAAACAATTTTTTGCCAATTTAGTTGCCAAGGTTAATAAAAAAATAAGTGAAGGGGTCGATGTTATTAATCTTGGTCAAGGGAATCCCGATAAGCCAACGCCAGATTATATTGTTAAGAGCACGCAAAAATGGGTAGCGGATCCGCAAACTCATAAGTATTCACTATTTCGGGGGTTACCAGCGTTTAAGGAAGCGGCAGCAAATTTTTACCAAGAAAAATATGGAGCTGATTTTGATCCGGAAAAAGAAGTTGCAATTTTGGGTGGTTCCAAGATTGGGCTTGTAGAATTGCCATGGGCATTGATGAATCCCGGCGACACTTTTCTGCTTCCTGATCCAGGCTATCCAGATTACTTATCAGGAGCGGCATTAGGAGAAGTTAATTTTGAAACAGTGCCATTATTAGCAGAAAATGACTTCTTGCCAGACTTAGAGGCAATTCCTGAAGAGGTGGCGCAACGTGCTAAATTCTTCTATCTTAACTATCCTAATAATCCAACAGGGGCTGTAGCTACTCCCGAGTTTTATCGAAAATTAGTTGCGTGGGCCAAAAAGTACCAGGTGGGCATTATTAGTGACTTTGCCTATGGCGCAATTGGCTTTGACGGTCAAGCTCCAGTTAGCTTTATGGAAACACCAGGCGCTAAAGATGTGGGGATTGAATTTTATACCTTTTCTAAGACGTTCAACATGGCAGGCTGGCGAATCGCATTTGCGGTTGGTAATGCAGACATTATTGAAGCCTTAAACCTAATTCAAGACCATTTATTTGTTAGTCTTTTTCCCGCCTTACAGGAAGCTGCTATTGATGCCTTGACGCTACCGCAGCGTGATGAGGCAATTACAGAAATCGTTGGTCGTTATGAAGAAAGACGGAATGCCTTTATTAATGCAGCCGAAAAAATTGGCTGGCATGCATTTACTCCCCAGGGTACTTTCTATGCTTGGATGCCAGTTCCAAAGGGTTATACCAGTGAAAGCTTTGCAGATTTATTATTAGACAAAGCTGGCGTGGCAGTAGCACCCGGCAATGGCTTTGGCAAACACGGTGAAGGTTATGTGCGGATTGGCCTTTTGATTGAACCAGCACGATTAACGGAAGCCGTTGAGCGGATTGCTAAACTGAATTTATTTAATTAA
- a CDS encoding Ppx/GppA family phosphatase, giving the protein MSNEQYLAILDLGSNSVRLKITKIQDNGSFETVQYEKRYVRLASNMGPEKMLKSAPVKRTIDALKEFRTICDRYRNKKLTIIAVATAAVRQAQNQLQFLERFKQETGFEIHVISGEREAYLDYVGVNQTLPIDKGIIVDTGGASMELISVNNGEAEEAISIPIGSVSISQTYHLEDQINPADLFDAMIKIDEVLSQQLWLNRMRETKIVALGGCNRALAKVYRWQQALNPDEVRPVHGLTMRSEEAFLIMRQLLETDRQTRAGIRGITKVRADVIVGGLLPLISLVRQLSINEICFSNSGLREGLLFKYLEQQINFDQLKSSL; this is encoded by the coding sequence ATGAGCAATGAGCAGTACCTTGCAATTCTTGATTTAGGTTCAAATTCAGTTCGGCTTAAAATAACAAAAATTCAAGATAACGGGAGCTTTGAAACGGTTCAATATGAAAAAAGATATGTTCGCCTCGCTTCTAATATGGGGCCAGAAAAAATGTTGAAGTCAGCTCCTGTAAAGCGGACTATTGATGCCCTAAAAGAATTTCGAACAATTTGTGATCGATACCGTAATAAGAAATTGACAATTATTGCGGTGGCGACTGCTGCGGTTCGTCAAGCACAAAATCAACTGCAATTTCTTGAAAGGTTCAAGCAAGAAACGGGCTTTGAAATTCATGTAATTAGTGGAGAACGAGAAGCATATCTTGACTATGTTGGTGTTAATCAGACTCTTCCAATTGATAAGGGAATAATTGTTGATACTGGAGGAGCAAGTATGGAATTAATCTCGGTGAATAATGGGGAAGCAGAAGAAGCGATTAGTATTCCGATCGGTTCAGTTAGCATTTCGCAAACCTACCATCTTGAAGATCAAATTAATCCAGCTGATTTATTTGATGCCATGATTAAAATTGATGAAGTTCTTTCTCAACAATTATGGCTAAATCGGATGCGGGAGACAAAAATTGTGGCACTCGGGGGATGTAACCGTGCATTAGCAAAGGTATATCGGTGGCAACAAGCTCTTAATCCTGATGAAGTCAGACCAGTTCATGGGCTAACAATGCGTTCAGAAGAAGCCTTTTTGATTATGCGGCAGCTATTAGAAACGGATCGCCAGACGCGAGCAGGAATCCGTGGAATTACGAAAGTGCGAGCGGATGTAATTGTTGGAGGACTTCTCCCCCTTATCTCTCTTGTCCGGCAATTATCAATTAATGAGATTTGCTTTAGTAATAGTGGATTAAGAGAAGGTTTATTATTTAAGTACCTTGAGCAGCAAATTAATTTTGATCAATTAAAATCCTCGCTATAA
- a CDS encoding ketopantoate reductase family protein has product MALKYTVLGAGAMGLRFGVLLQELAGAKVDFVDNWAPQVETIKQQGGVYVSRDHENRHLVPINIYSPEEYDGDPDVFIVFAKQMTLSDLLQRSAHFFHPDHQYVFSGMNGMGHIEKINHYFPKEHVVAGTCLIGTVLNKAGDVDFIGKPSAGSINLAPQVGEPDERVKQIVEDFTTANINPHLNDNFYGTLLTKVVFNSVINTICTLFEIQMGQFIDYDGAEKLGKQLINEAFDVAERAGIQLLSTREEEWQTIKYVSEVTNPLHYPSMYQDMSKNRPTEVDYINGYIYDLGKKYNYEASTHDFLRNLVHLAENTRKFRQN; this is encoded by the coding sequence ATGGCTTTGAAATATACGGTTTTAGGAGCAGGGGCAATGGGGCTACGATTTGGCGTATTGCTTCAAGAACTGGCAGGCGCTAAGGTTGATTTTGTTGATAACTGGGCTCCCCAAGTTGAAACCATTAAACAACAGGGTGGGGTTTACGTTTCTCGGGACCATGAAAATCGTCACCTTGTACCAATTAATATTTACTCGCCAGAAGAATATGATGGTGATCCAGATGTGTTTATCGTTTTTGCCAAGCAGATGACGCTCAGTGACTTGTTACAACGCAGTGCTCATTTCTTCCATCCTGACCATCAATATGTCTTTTCGGGAATGAATGGCATGGGACATATTGAAAAAATTAACCACTATTTTCCTAAAGAACATGTCGTAGCCGGTACCTGTTTAATCGGTACGGTTCTTAATAAGGCGGGGGATGTGGACTTTATTGGTAAACCTAGTGCTGGTTCGATCAACTTAGCTCCCCAAGTCGGCGAACCTGATGAGCGAGTAAAACAAATTGTTGAGGACTTTACCACGGCGAATATTAATCCCCATCTTAATGATAATTTTTATGGTACCCTCCTAACAAAAGTAGTCTTCAATTCTGTTATTAATACGATCTGCACGCTTTTTGAGATTCAAATGGGACAATTTATTGATTATGATGGTGCAGAGAAGCTTGGTAAACAGTTAATTAATGAAGCATTTGATGTTGCCGAACGGGCTGGTATTCAGCTCTTAAGTACTCGTGAGGAGGAGTGGCAAACGATTAAGTATGTTAGTGAAGTCACCAACCCGCTTCATTATCCATCGATGTACCAAGATATGAGTAAGAATCGACCAACAGAAGTCGACTACATTAATGGATACATTTACGACTTGGGTAAGAAATATAACTATGAAGCATCTACTCATGACTTCTTACGTAATTTAGTTCACCTTGCAGAGAATACGCGCAAATTCCGACAAAACTAA
- a CDS encoding carbon-nitrogen family hydrolase, whose protein sequence is MKRKIALAQLDIQLGNPAENYQKAKQAIEEAASHHADIVVLPEMWNTGYALDQLSDLADENGQKTQKFLSELALENQINIVGGSVAVRCGQSFFNTTYVYDQKENLISSYEKVHLFGLMNEDRYLKAGQKENHFELAGVPSASFICYDLRFPEWIRTVARYGTDILYFSAEWPSKRIKQWKIMLQSRAIENQAFVVAVNRVGTDLENSFNGHSLVIDPLGQIIHDAGEVEQVSYAKIDLAQLAQVRGPIPVFKDRRPSLYH, encoded by the coding sequence ATGAAACGCAAAATTGCATTAGCTCAACTTGATATTCAATTAGGAAATCCTGCCGAAAATTATCAAAAAGCTAAACAAGCAATTGAAGAAGCTGCTAGTCACCATGCAGATATCGTTGTCTTGCCGGAGATGTGGAATACTGGCTATGCCTTAGATCAATTATCAGACTTGGCAGATGAAAACGGTCAAAAGACACAAAAATTTCTTAGTGAGTTAGCGTTAGAAAATCAAATTAACATTGTCGGTGGTTCAGTAGCGGTGAGATGTGGACAATCTTTTTTCAATACAACCTATGTTTATGATCAAAAGGAAAATCTAATTAGCAGTTACGAGAAGGTGCATTTATTTGGACTAATGAATGAAGACCGATATCTAAAAGCCGGGCAAAAAGAAAATCACTTTGAATTAGCCGGGGTTCCGAGTGCAAGTTTTATTTGTTATGATTTGCGATTCCCTGAATGGATTAGAACAGTCGCTCGTTATGGAACTGATATCTTATATTTTTCGGCAGAATGGCCAAGCAAACGGATTAAACAATGGAAAATAATGCTTCAGTCACGGGCAATTGAAAATCAAGCCTTTGTAGTCGCGGTCAATCGTGTTGGGACGGATTTAGAGAATAGCTTTAATGGTCATTCGTTAGTAATAGATCCGCTTGGGCAGATTATCCATGATGCAGGAGAAGTTGAACAAGTAAGTTATGCGAAAATTGACTTAGCGCAGTTAGCACAGGTTCGGGGGCCGATTCCGGTGTTTAAGGATCGCCGACCAAGTCTTTATCATTAA
- the tsaD gene encoding tRNA (adenosine(37)-N6)-threonylcarbamoyltransferase complex transferase subunit TsaD, translated as MTERTLTLAFESSCDETSVAVIENGTKILSNIVATQIDSHQRFDGVVPEVASRHHIEQITKCTNEALEQADVGYDDLDAVAVTYGPGLVGSLLIGVTAAKAIAWAHNLPLIPVNHMAGHIYAARYVGEFKYPQMALLVSGGHTELVYMPSEHEYQIIGETRDDAAGEAYDKIGRVLGVNYPAGKTIDEWAAKGKDTFNFPRAMEKEDNYDFSFSGLKSAFINTVHNADQRGEKLDKYDLAASFQQSVIDVLAEKTMRALDDYPVKQLILAGGVAANHGLRARLDHDMKKFHPDVPMLQAPLKLCGDNAAMIGAAGYVNYKHGDRAGLDLNAVPGLMFDRIQNK; from the coding sequence ATGACAGAACGCACATTAACCTTAGCGTTTGAATCAAGCTGTGATGAAACAAGTGTTGCCGTAATTGAAAATGGAACTAAAATCCTTTCCAATATTGTTGCAACGCAAATCGATAGCCATCAACGTTTTGATGGAGTAGTACCAGAAGTAGCTAGTCGACATCATATTGAACAAATTACCAAGTGTACAAATGAAGCTTTAGAGCAAGCGGATGTAGGCTATGATGACCTAGATGCTGTTGCAGTAACATACGGTCCAGGATTAGTCGGGTCATTATTAATTGGTGTGACAGCAGCAAAGGCCATCGCATGGGCTCATAACCTTCCGTTAATTCCGGTTAACCACATGGCAGGTCATATCTATGCTGCACGCTATGTTGGGGAATTCAAATATCCACAAATGGCATTGTTAGTTTCCGGTGGACATACGGAATTAGTTTATATGCCATCTGAACATGAATACCAAATTATCGGTGAAACACGTGATGATGCTGCCGGTGAAGCTTATGATAAAATTGGTCGCGTGTTGGGAGTCAATTACCCGGCAGGAAAAACGATTGATGAATGGGCGGCTAAGGGTAAGGACACTTTTAATTTCCCACGAGCAATGGAAAAAGAAGATAATTATGACTTTAGCTTTAGTGGGCTGAAGAGCGCCTTCATCAATACAGTTCATAATGCAGACCAACGTGGGGAAAAATTAGATAAATATGATCTTGCAGCCAGTTTCCAACAAAGTGTCATTGACGTGCTTGCCGAAAAAACAATGCGGGCGTTAGATGATTACCCAGTAAAGCAACTGATTTTAGCTGGTGGAGTCGCTGCAAATCATGGTCTCCGTGCTCGTTTAGATCATGACATGAAGAAATTTCATCCTGATGTACCGATGCTGCAAGCACCGTTGAAATTATGTGGTGATAATGCTGCAATGATTGGGGCTGCTGGTTATGTTAACTACAAGCATGGCGACCGTGCAGGATTAGATTTGAATGCAGTACCGGGATTGATGTTTGATCGAATTCAGAATAAATAA
- the tsaB gene encoding tRNA (adenosine(37)-N6)-threonylcarbamoyltransferase complex dimerization subunit type 1 TsaB, which produces MKILAVDTSNHPMSVALVEDEQLLATTTLNMVRNHSIYLMPVISKLFELVQWQPTDIDRVVVAQGPGSYTGVRIAVTTAKVLADTEKIDLVGVSSLAVLARNVVPTSSAIIVPFFDARRGNVFAGAYQWENGELVNKIEDQHLGIDVLLNQLAKSDQQVVLVGHMTDKIQAKYDQLPANVTLLPRSYSIPSTYQLALAGKMKEPVKEIDPFVPHYLRITEAEATWQKLHPGEKRKNYVREV; this is translated from the coding sequence ATGAAGATTCTAGCCGTCGATACATCCAACCACCCAATGAGCGTAGCGTTGGTTGAAGATGAGCAATTGTTGGCAACGACGACCCTTAATATGGTTCGCAATCATAGTATTTATTTAATGCCGGTAATTAGTAAGTTATTTGAGTTAGTTCAGTGGCAGCCAACAGATATTGATCGGGTAGTGGTTGCACAGGGACCAGGATCTTATACAGGAGTACGAATTGCAGTTACAACCGCTAAAGTATTGGCTGATACAGAAAAGATTGACTTAGTTGGCGTATCAAGTTTAGCAGTATTAGCACGTAATGTAGTTCCAACATCATCAGCAATTATTGTTCCTTTCTTTGATGCACGACGAGGAAATGTATTTGCTGGTGCTTACCAGTGGGAAAATGGCGAGTTAGTAAATAAAATAGAAGATCAACATCTAGGGATTGATGTTTTGCTTAATCAACTTGCAAAATCAGATCAACAAGTTGTTTTGGTAGGTCATATGACTGATAAAATTCAAGCCAAATATGATCAATTACCAGCTAATGTGACCCTTTTGCCACGATCTTATAGTATTCCGTCAACTTATCAATTAGCTCTTGCAGGTAAAATGAAGGAACCAGTTAAAGAGATTGACCCCTTTGTTCCGCATTATTTACGAATTACTGAAGCAGAGGCTACTTGGCAAAAACTTCATCCTGGAGAAAAAAGAAAAAATTATGTTCGAGAAGTTTAA
- a CDS encoding RNA degradosome polyphosphate kinase: MYKEFYKPQNYVNRELSWIDFNGRVLGEATDTANPLLERANFLGITQSNVDEFFMVRVASLHKLAAANVTTTDASGLTPEEQLDAVNEKEHRMVKQRYEVYNQQIIPDLAKNNIHILHVPKLDEKQYEFIRRYFNDELMPVLTPMADDASRPFPFISNNSLNIAVQLRRQIRSTSEPVAEEILEGDQEVHRPQMEPHDDRQEADIKFATVRVPEIYKRLVRLPGENSFILIDEIITEFLSALFPGYEILATASYRVMRDMDLDVAEEDTSDLLRAVKRQLREREHGQVMRLEVPASIDEWLKDQLIDNLHVSERSLYEVDGPVDLTFLKKLSGMVDGHDDLRYPPYKPYLNPALDMDHNIFSSIRQKDYLMQHPYDNFQAVVNFIHQAAIDPDVLAIKMTLYRVSGNSSIIKYLGMAAQQGKQVTVLVEVKARFDEQNNVRWAQRLEQMGCHVIYGLVGLKTHCKVALVIRRDEDGLRRYMHLGTGNYNDVTAHFYTDMGLFTCDHELGIDMTNLFNMLSGFARPAYFNELRVSPDGIRTFINAKIDEQIENAKNGNPTLIRMKMNSLSDKQIIARLYAAAASGVKVELLIRGITCLRNDLPELHGNIEVHSIIGRFLEHSRIYYFKSNGHEEVYLASADMMTRNLNRRVEELYPVTQPDTKAHAIHIFDVMWKDNIKARRLVGDHYERIDRGDVAPFSSQEYFVKQAMKLNAREKKEKKAKKHFSSVFETLTRHVPNLHLDERKDE, translated from the coding sequence ATGTATAAGGAGTTTTATAAGCCGCAGAATTATGTTAATCGAGAATTGAGTTGGATTGACTTTAATGGCCGAGTACTGGGAGAGGCAACTGATACTGCTAATCCTTTGTTAGAACGTGCTAACTTCTTGGGAATTACTCAAAGCAATGTTGATGAATTCTTTATGGTGCGGGTTGCATCGCTTCATAAGCTTGCTGCTGCCAATGTTACTACTACTGATGCGTCTGGTCTGACTCCAGAAGAGCAGTTGGATGCAGTAAATGAAAAAGAACACCGGATGGTTAAGCAACGGTATGAAGTTTATAATCAGCAAATCATCCCGGACCTTGCTAAAAATAATATTCATATTCTCCATGTCCCCAAACTTGACGAGAAGCAATATGAATTTATTCGTCGGTACTTTAATGATGAGCTGATGCCAGTTTTGACTCCCATGGCAGATGATGCCTCACGTCCTTTTCCTTTTATCTCCAATAATTCTTTAAATATTGCTGTTCAGCTACGGCGTCAAATCCGTTCAACAAGTGAACCAGTTGCAGAGGAAATTCTAGAGGGAGATCAAGAAGTTCATCGTCCACAAATGGAACCACATGATGATCGTCAAGAAGCAGATATCAAATTTGCAACAGTCCGTGTTCCAGAAATTTATAAGCGGTTAGTTCGGTTACCAGGAGAAAATAGCTTCATTTTGATTGATGAAATCATTACTGAATTTCTGAGCGCGCTTTTTCCAGGATACGAGATCTTAGCTACAGCGTCATATCGAGTTATGCGGGATATGGACTTAGATGTGGCTGAAGAAGATACGTCTGATTTGCTCCGGGCAGTCAAACGGCAATTGCGGGAACGAGAGCATGGACAGGTGATGCGCCTAGAAGTTCCTGCTTCTATCGATGAATGGTTAAAAGATCAATTAATTGATAATCTGCATGTAAGTGAACGGTCACTGTATGAAGTAGATGGTCCCGTCGATTTAACTTTCTTAAAAAAATTATCGGGGATGGTTGATGGTCATGATGACTTGCGCTATCCACCATATAAGCCATACCTCAACCCAGCGTTAGATATGGATCATAATATTTTTTCTTCAATTCGCCAAAAGGATTACCTAATGCAGCATCCTTATGATAATTTTCAAGCCGTGGTCAACTTTATTCATCAAGCAGCCATTGATCCAGATGTTTTGGCAATCAAGATGACTCTTTATCGGGTCTCTGGTAATTCATCGATTATTAAGTATCTCGGAATGGCCGCGCAACAGGGTAAGCAAGTAACGGTTTTAGTTGAAGTTAAAGCGCGGTTTGATGAACAAAATAACGTTCGGTGGGCACAACGGCTTGAACAGATGGGGTGCCACGTTATTTACGGTTTAGTTGGCCTTAAAACGCACTGTAAAGTTGCTTTGGTTATCCGTCGCGATGAAGATGGGCTGCGGCGTTATATGCACCTAGGAACTGGGAACTATAATGATGTAACAGCTCATTTTTACACTGATATGGGATTATTTACTTGTGACCATGAGCTGGGCATCGATATGACAAACCTGTTTAATATGCTGTCAGGATTTGCACGGCCAGCTTATTTCAATGAATTACGGGTATCTCCTGATGGGATTCGGACATTTATTAATGCCAAAATTGATGAGCAAATTGAAAATGCCAAAAATGGTAATCCTACGTTAATTCGGATGAAGATGAATTCCTTGTCTGACAAGCAAATCATTGCCCGCCTATACGCTGCTGCTGCTAGTGGAGTTAAGGTTGAGTTATTAATTCGAGGCATTACCTGTTTAAGGAACGATTTGCCAGAATTGCATGGGAATATTGAGGTTCATTCGATTATTGGGCGTTTCCTTGAACACTCCCGGATCTACTACTTTAAGAGTAATGGTCATGAGGAAGTCTACCTCGCAAGTGCCGATATGATGACGAGAAATCTTAATCGACGAGTTGAAGAATTGTATCCCGTTACCCAGCCAGACACAAAAGCTCATGCAATTCATATTTTTGACGTTATGTGGAAAGATAATATCAAGGCTCGACGGTTAGTAGGAGATCATTACGAACGGATTGATCGTGGTGATGTCGCACCATTCAGTTCACAAGAATACTTTGTTAAACAAGCAATGAAATTGAATGCGCGTGAGAAAAAGGAGAAGAAAGCAAAAAAACATTTTTCTTCTGTTTTTGAAACTTTAACTCGCCATGTTCCCAATCTTCATTTAGATGAGCGAAAGGATGAGTAA
- the rimI gene encoding ribosomal protein S18-alanine N-acetyltransferase, whose amino-acid sequence MFEKFKEWFINTTNPTKRPILDFTRRIVMISGHQYMVRMAKEQDIQTLVEIEERIYGKAPWSYAAFRIELQRPCDRLYLVVEDDQQIVGFMGTAIDWYHYDLHITNIGITPSYQNKGIGTYLISTAKNYARHLKLHSLSLEVRVHNVSARRLYESLGFRNQHIKPHYYLDNHEDAVDMQANLLR is encoded by the coding sequence ATGTTCGAGAAGTTTAAAGAATGGTTTATCAATACGACCAATCCTACTAAACGACCGATCCTTGACTTTACACGACGAATAGTAATGATATCTGGTCATCAATACATGGTCCGGATGGCAAAGGAACAAGATATTCAAACCTTGGTAGAAATTGAAGAAAGAATCTATGGAAAAGCACCATGGAGTTATGCTGCTTTCCGCATTGAACTCCAACGGCCGTGTGATCGACTATATTTAGTTGTTGAGGATGACCAGCAGATTGTTGGCTTTATGGGAACAGCCATTGATTGGTACCATTATGATTTGCATATTACGAATATTGGCATTACACCAAGTTACCAAAATAAAGGAATTGGAACGTATCTTATTTCAACTGCCAAAAACTATGCCCGGCACTTAAAATTACATTCGCTGAGTTTAGAAGTACGAGTGCATAACGTATCAGCTCGTCGCTTATATGAAAGTTTAGGCTTTCGTAATCAGCATATTAAACCACATTATTACTTAGATAATCACGAAGATGCCGTGGATATGCAAGCAAACTTACTTAGGTAG
- the proC gene encoding pyrroline-5-carboxylate reductase, which translates to MKITIIGVGNMGSAIMKGLSRTQNFTLSAMNPVNSRVTSFAKKLGFKLVNTNSEVVNLTPDIVILTTPAPITTVVAKELAVLNDHTIFISAAAGITHEDLAKVLPNKEIINIIPNTPVEVNAGTIGLALPTGISAEAISKVMTVLDSLGDVIEVPERQLDIIGVIGGCGPAFVDVMMDAMSDAAVKHGLDRQTAYEVIASMIKGTGKLAYDSKLAPALLRDQVTSPAGTTIKGVEALEKNGFRYAMMDAIDKANGES; encoded by the coding sequence ATGAAAATTACAATTATTGGTGTCGGAAATATGGGAAGCGCAATTATGAAGGGATTAAGTCGTACGCAAAATTTTACCCTCAGTGCGATGAACCCTGTTAATTCACGTGTTACAAGCTTTGCTAAGAAGCTCGGGTTTAAACTCGTTAATACAAACAGTGAAGTAGTTAACCTTACACCCGATATCGTAATTTTGACCACCCCGGCCCCTATTACAACCGTAGTCGCTAAAGAATTAGCCGTCCTTAACGATCACACTATTTTTATCTCTGCCGCTGCTGGAATTACTCACGAAGACTTAGCCAAAGTGCTTCCGAATAAAGAAATTATTAATATTATTCCCAACACACCAGTTGAAGTTAATGCCGGCACAATTGGTCTTGCCTTGCCAACCGGAATTTCTGCTGAAGCAATTTCAAAAGTAATGACTGTTTTAGATAGTCTTGGTGATGTCATCGAAGTTCCAGAACGACAACTAGATATAATTGGTGTTATCGGCGGCTGTGGCCCTGCATTTGTTGATGTGATGATGGACGCAATGAGCGATGCCGCCGTCAAGCATGGCCTCGATCGTCAAACTGCATATGAAGTTATTGCTAGTATGATAAAAGGTACGGGGAAACTAGCCTATGATAGCAAGCTTGCTCCAGCATTATTACGTGATCAAGTAACATCACCAGCAGGTACAACAATCAAAGGCGTGGAAGCATTGGAGAAAAATGGTTTCCGTTACGCCATGATGGATGCCATTGACAAAGCAAATGGTGAATCATAA